The window GACGGAGGGGAAAGTGGTGGGGGGGAGAGGAGGATAGTAGAGCCAATCCTgttgagaagaagaggagagagagagagctctgGTGATGAGAGTCGCAAAGCGATGAAACGAACCACGAGGGAGGAGCATCTGGAATACCTGCTGCGTGTCTTTTTCTCTGTGCCCAGTACTGCAACTGTGGTCTGGAGAGGCACAGTCTTCTTTCAACCTTTTAGCCTCTGGCTCAAACTGTCTTACCTTCTGATCATCGCTTTCTATTTCCTCGTGATCTTCTGGCTCTTTTTTAAAGTCCTCCATTGCACACACCaaaaagaaataacaggaagttAGACAGcagtcacacaaaaaaaacatccgaAAAAACAGCTAAAGTCTCAATGAAAACTACCTCCTTGCTTGCTCAAACAGCTTATAGTGATCACCTTCCTACATATTTCAATgagttggggttttttttggttttgttttttcaaatggGGAAATACTATTGTTTTTAATGAAGAGCGTTGCCTTTTGGTCTGAGAGCACGACTCCTTGTTTTTGTACTGCTCTCTCAAAACGTCGCCATCGCACTCAAAAAGTGAAAAGTACTTCGATAAAGGTATATTCTCCACCGCCTCGTCGCTCTGTCGAAACGTCCTGCGATCTCCTATGAGCGCTTGTTGCATTCAGGCCTCTCCTGTTGTGCTTTCAAACTTCTGTTCTTGGATTTCAGCTTTTTCGCTTTCTTAGTTTATTCGGGAAAATGTCAAAACAATACACACCGAAGCACACGGCGCACCCGTCACCGTGATGTTCTGTGAGAGCGCTTGAGGTTTCAAACCAGATATTAGGACATTTGTGAATGACGAAGCAAGTGTGTTTGAGTGGGGAGAGGCATGCAACGAGGAATCCAGCCCTAAAATCCAAAGACTCGAAGACTGGATCCGTCACATTTAGGGCATTTCAGCGGTTGCCATACAAGTAAGTGTGACTAATGACTTAACAGTGCATTTTTGAGCACACTATTGGAGCATAagcatgctaaaaaaaaaaacaaacaataatctCACACCTTTATTATGTTTCTGTTAGTTTCACCCAGCTGTTTTCCTTATGACCTTTAACTGATTAAAGTAACCGAGCAAAATAATCTCCATTATCTCAAATCATTAGAAACGTATCATTGTGTAATAACTGCGAGAGACCTTTTAGAGACCGTATGGAAATCGcatccaataaaaaaaaaacaaaaaacaaaggagCAAAGCATCCTACCATCCTTTCGGGGAAACCATTACGAGAGAGAACTGGTGGTGGCTGGTCCGGATTGAAATCCGCCACGGAAGATGTCTATTGAAGACAGTGCAATAAAACACAAATCATGGATTTGATAGCAAGTAGCAAAGCATCCCAAAACTcaaaaaaagtcaaagtaaCCTACCGTCCCCTCATAGGAATACTTGTGGCTTAGAATTGGTGGAGGATTCTCCGGGCTCATATCGGCGATGGCAGTCGTTATGGCTTCTCACagatttagtttaaaaaaaacggagGAAAAGGAACAAAGAAAAGGTCGGGGGACAAAAAGATGCTGTAAATTCATATGTTGAATGGTTTGAACACGTGGATTCGAGTCATAACACCTTATCGGGCAAGATTTTTGCAAAGGGAAAACTAACAGAGACGGATATAGAATATTTCTTTCCATTTGAGCCTCTCCAACGTAAGCATCTGTGGAATAAGCTCACCTTCTTTATCTCTGCGGATCCTCTTTAGGGCATATTTTGTAGTTTCCTGGACAGAAAGAACCAATCTTATTAAATCTGAACCCATGAAACAGTTGGACATATCCTTTTGTTGTGAGCGACAACGTGAGCCACAATGTCGCTCCATCGGCACGGATGACATTGTGCTGTAGCTTACTAGGATTTTCCTCTGGTGTTAATAGTTTACTGTGACCGACGCTGCCACAGAAGCAGGTGATTAAACACATTACAATCAGAATGTGATCCACCTGAAATATACAGAATGAGTAAACCTGTCCAGCTCAGAAAAATTCAAACCCCTTtcagaaataaatacaaatgatgtCATTTTGTATTATCACAACGTTCTAATAAAATGTCCAATGAGAGCAGAAGAGGGAAAAACTTGGATAATAAAGCCACAGTGTAACCTTAAACACAACCGCTGGCACCTTTTACTAAAACCCGGTTGCAGAACGTCCACTAACAGTAGCTCCATTTCAACAACAGGAACCTTTTCCAGCTATTTCGGGCTTTCTAGGTATTTGGGGGCTCCCTTTCTTTGGCCCCTTTCATTTCCACCGCTGGGACCTTGATCTGAGAAGAGTTTCAAATGGAGACGTTTAACCCCTAAAAACGGCCCTGTTGGGGAGGTAGTACTTTTGAGACCACCCCGAACCTTTACGGTGAGCCTTGCAGAGCTAAACATCCAGCGTTTTATTTCTACCTTCATCCACAATAGACTAAAACGTTAgtgaaaacaacttcaaactttaCACTCGGCCACTTGTCCCTGTTCCAAGTTCACAATGCTGGTTGTACTTTACCGTCCTCATTCCCTTTGTAAGAATAGCAGCTTTGATACTATTCGGATTACTACACTCTATCAAAAGTCATGTACTGACCAAccactgaaaaataaagaattaaaaacAACTAATTTACCATAATTCTGAAGAGCTCTTCACTTTTGGCCGTGCAGTCCACTCTCTTTTTATCTACCGAGACAGAAAAGAGAATAGAATAAGAACAAATGCAGCTGAGAAATGGAAATATGCGTTGCAGTGTGCAGTGCGTGCACCTGTTGGGGCCTTACTCCAAGACACAGTTTCCATGGCGTCATCCTCTGGGTTTCCCCTGCAGAGTTCACAACAAATGGGATCATTTCAAAACTCAGAAAATGCCAAAGATTTAAAAAGCATTCAGGGTCTTTGAAACATTGAGTGAGGACTGGACCGCTTCCGCATACCTGATGATGTCCACATTAACGAGGGAAGGTAGCGGACTCTAAAGTGACAGAGAAGCTTAAAGTTAGTCATGTGTTTCATATGCTTTAATAACTTTAGATTTTAAGTTAAGATGCAAAACAACCTCAGGAAaaaggtggggaaaaaaagcatatatctaaaAAAGTATATGCACTGAACATAGGGGTGGGGTTTGTGTTTCTTCTGGTTCAAATGACGGTTTTACAAAAGTCAGCCATATTGCTTCTTCAAATGGCTTTTTTCTGAGACACGTGTCCAGATTTCCCCTTTAGTTCTCCCCCATGGACGATTGCTTTGCTGCTTAGAAATGTAATGTACAATTTACAGCGGTCTTTGAATCTCCCGTGCTGGGGACAACTGCCGACGTGCTCAAAAAGCGGCCACCCGAGGCTCATTGCGTCGGCCATCTTTGTGCTTCGTCTGTTCTCCACCTCCGTCCTCCCGCCTGTGACCCAAAAATCGTTCGTGAGGAGTGTGCAGAAGCAGCGTGGAATGTCACTCCCCGTGTTCCACGTACAATTTGATGAATTTAAACGAATCAAGTGCGTGCAAATTGAGAAATGAGATCAGAGGGAAGAGGTTGAAAAGGGTGCATTTGTTCTCTTTCACAAGCATTCTATGAGCTGCTTTGTTAAATGTGATGTGATCCCCACTTTGGACGGGAGGTGTTGGAATCGTTTTTATAGAGAAATGCAGCCGCACTGGTGATGTTTTGGCTTTTGGCATTTTTTACAGCGTATTGAGAAGCAAGCAGCAAACGGCCCTCTGCCGTCTTTGCAAGTACAGTTTTGTCGTTTGCGAGCAGAGGCGCATTTTTCGGGTGCTTCTTTGGGACACCGGAAGCAAAACATTTCAGTCGGCAGCTGAGGCACTTGAGTAGCAAGCGAGAAACGGAAATATGCGCTCAGAATCAGTGGCGTAGATGCCGATTTAGGGAACCAGTGCAACGTCAGCACCGAGACTCGGTGCCCAGCCATACCTGAACagttcatgtgtatgcatgtgtgtgtttatgcttGCAAACCTTCTTCTGTGTCTTTCTAATGTAAGACAGAGCCACCTCTGCTCTCCTGGACACGGTATCTATTCGAGCCTGAGGAAGATAGGAGCATTTTGTAAAAATATTGAAACTGATGGAAATTATATGGTGGGGGACTGATTGTTCAACACAATGGACAACACTACAAAGCCTCTAAATAACATAGTGCTCAAACAATGAAATGGGTtgagtcagaggcttcttcagctgtgCCCACAGCAGTAACTCTACATAACTGTGATTCTTTATGAGAAAACAATAACCGATAAAAGCAAGGAAAACAGCTCCCCACCTCTAGGTTTTTAATCGAAATGTCAAGGCTGACGTCGTTATTCAGCTGTTGAATGGTTTCGCTTAAGCCCTGCAGCTTGGTTTCATTCTCTGCCACTGCTCTGTGAACCTCGCGCTCGATCAGCGTTTGCACCTGTGGAGAGACACCCACAAATAAACATGAAGGTTTGGATTTTCAAAGTGAAGGGGACTAAACACAAATGCAGTCAAAAGCACCCCTAAAAATGACTGAATCTAAGATTGAAAGTCAGAACACGGTAAGCACCAATTTAGCCTGCAAAACAATACCAACTCTTACTTGGAAACCTTTTCAAattgagatatttttttttagcccTCTTTCACGCACAGAGTAGGTGAAATTGTCAGAGAGCTTGAATCATTTCAAGTTGGAGCTTGACGTAAAACATTACTCTCACATCACTCAGTGACGATTCATAAAGAGAGTGAAACCCTATGTCAAACACCCGCGGTCTTGTGCCGCAGTTTCGTTTTCCTATGAAAGCCAAACTGTGGCTCTACAGTCAAGGCCTAGAAGGAATTGTGGATTTGATGAGTTAATGATTTGTTACACCCTTCCAAGTGTTTCAATTCATTAAATAACTGCATTAAATCCTTATCCAGAGTTTGGCAATATTTAGCAGAATCACTCTAGGAATCAACTGACTCCTGGTTTACTGCTGTATGAACAAAAGCGAGAGGGCTTAGCTACTAAACAATGGAAGGACAGTCTATGGGAGTGACTAGGATTTGAGTTGGTATTGAACTCGAACTTTTCAACatacgtcaaaaaaaaaaaaaaaaattccccagCTCAAGGCATTTAAAAAAGCGTGAGATGCAGGagatatcctttttttttattttagactttaaaaggagaaaagaaatcGTTTACACATAACATTAAACTTCCATACGTGATATACACTCACAGATATAAGCACAGAAGAAGTAAGAATCGCATCGTTTTCTCTTACTTCTGACTTTGTCTTCAGATCGCTGGTTTCAGCTGAAGCCGATGTCGGGGGTAACCTCTTCATTcttcatgcaaacacacacacacacacacacacacacaaaaaaaaaagatgtcaagAACCACTACGTATGAGGTTGGTAACATCCACTGCTTTACACGTACGCGAGTATAAAAATTCAGCTCTGTTTGTGCTGTGCACAACTCTTCCCTCAGAAACACAGACCTGGCAACATAAGAGGTTCAAACATTCCATCAAAGACACACATTTAGTGGATAAGAGGAGGGGACAAGAGGAGGGGACAACAGGAGGAATTTCTGTGTAAAACTGGAACCTCCACagagcagccacagcagcacagaGCGAAAGCGGCAATTACACGCCAGAGAAAGCAAAATGCCGGTGAAGAAGTCTGCAAAATTAGCTTTTCAACTTGCGAACAAGTCTTGATcccctgccacacacacacacacacactcacacccatTATTAAGATGTGTAACACTGCATATTTGTTCAGAAGAGTCTGAGAGACACATTAGTAATGAGCAGAATGAGGCTGGCAACGATTGCAGCGCAAAACAGACAAGACACACTAAATTGAATTGTGCGGACAGAGACATTTGCATAGAAGCTGTAAAGCAAGCTATCGAGTATTAAATGAATACACTAAAACAAAACCCTTCAAATCTCAAAGGAAACCGGAGTAGTATTGATTCCTGATTTCTTTATGGTGAAACTACCTATCCGATCCAGATGAGTCCCTGCAAGTTTATACGTATGGATAAAGAACTAAAAAGGCATGTCATCTTATCTTGTGTTAACACAATCGAGCACACATAACACCTTAAATGACTCGTACAAAGATAATAAGCACATTTAACATGGTTTTTAATAATCCAGATGAAAATTAAACCTGActggtcccttttcttttttcttttgtggtcCTCTTGGCGGGAGATAAGAAAGGTCTTCCTTTTGTCACCTTGATCTCCCCTTTAAAGGGAGGTTAATAGAATGTCAAGGAATCCATAATTTTCAAGGTTTTGGAAGGGGAAGAAACATTTGGTCTGTCCTaaaccccaactcctcctcACATTCCAACTGGTTCTTTATCTATTCAAGCTGACAGCCTATAAATTAAAGGTCTGTTGGTCTGGTTAGCACCAGGGTGTTAATGTCTCTTCCCCCGAATGGTAAAGTATCAAGTAtctttagcccctttcacactgcgacccgctatcttagcgggtccaaattgcaccttcgacccgcgtcgagcaatgtgaacgcttggcgtgtcagggtgacccgtgtcgcctgaagccgagttcagggggcgttgcctagtggcagagcgtcacacgaaacacataaaatgctgggcgtgtacaatgacgtaggcacaagccatgcgttggaggtagggttaaatacacctgtctgcatcaaatttttcaaacaaacgatggcgggacaccttgagaactcatttttgcaatccAGTTCATGGAGATATTACTTTACGGTgtgtcttgctgcgtgggaaaccgcactctcccatctttctcgccagccagcccttccagcagaggtccatctttcaccgtccccgacatgtggcggtaaataacgtcctctgctcggaggctgaggagctcgcggacctccttgtctcaccagttggccatattaaaaaatgtctccaacttgatgtaggctaaaacagagtaaaacttgtcctcacctgtcgctgttgttctgaatcagttgtccattctgtcttttaaactcctcacgtcacgcccacgtccgacccgcgtcgattgtgttcacaccaaactcggctcggcaaaaagactagggtccgacgcgggtcgaaaggcgagtcgagttgacacggcagcccgggtcggcagtgtgaacgcaacagcggacacgctaaattcgcgaattaaacgcgggttattcggcagtgtgaaaggggcttgtgTTAACATGCGGGTAAGAGTCCCCAAATCCACACAGTGCAGGGTTTCCTTTGATCCACACCGAATTCACAACACTGAACGTGgtgaggacaaaagaagaagtggcaggcctaaaaaatatctccagcagatgaacgaTATCTGAAAGTGACATCCTTCAGGAAGAGGAAAggaaatccagcaaagacctgagtcagaacctgagAGAGGAAAACGGTCCAGATGCGTCTTCGGAGGTGGTGTCAatggaagggtggccatcaaggagccattcttaaggaagtgGGCCGAGGTGTGACAATTGACACAAGGATTGAGTAAAGCAGGTCTTTCTATTCTCTTATGGAGGGCCAGACGAATCCTCCCCAGAACCCAGACTTCAACATTATTCAAGCAgcgtgggatcatcttgacagagaatggaacaaaaggcaaccaacatccaaagaagagcttcaatttgcactgtaggaacctttggcaggaacctttggcagttcctataaccttttcaggaacggggctgTTTTTCcctgcattcgcacatacaggaactcgggaccatctccctcagttcctataaccattttagctccttctccgaggtcgggtcttttctgggttctataggaacacatctgacgtaggtgattggtggtcggtagctccgccccttgtcatgctattacggctgaaatgtttcctcatacaacacggacacaaccggcgcgtttaataagttaaacttacacatcgtcacctttgtctgcggcgctctgctctccttccttcatgaaacaaagaagtatcgcctgcgctcgatcccgactctcctgactctctctgtgtgctcttccagcctcgatattagacgcccgatgtgatcgcccatgattaatatcaccatcatgcagaccatgaacacggtggcctccccgctctccatataagcttcttggtggtgttttttcttctctccttacttttcgcgggttttgttttgttttgttttcactgtCGCAGATGGTTCCGTCCc is drawn from Odontesthes bonariensis isolate fOdoBon6 chromosome 21, fOdoBon6.hap1, whole genome shotgun sequence and contains these coding sequences:
- the atf7ip2 gene encoding uncharacterized protein atf7ip2 isoform X1, with amino-acid sequence MSGRRDKARDYTGFKRPAGARKNPSPIPKTNERTRVSIGAAFNNWRSLKAAYGLKTDAEVAHYLLDAMKRLPPTSASAETSDLKTKSEVQTLIEREVHRAVAENETKLQGLSETIQQLNNDVSLDISIKNLEARIDTVSRRAEVALSYIRKTQKKSPLPSLVNVDIIRGNPEDDAMETVSWSKAPTDKKRVDCTAKSEELFRIMETTKYALKRIRRDKEAITTAIADMSPENPPPILSHKYSYEGTTSSVADFNPDQPPPVLSRNGFPERMDFKKEPEDHEEIESDDQKVRQFEPEAKRLKEDCASPDHSCSTGHREKDTQQDWLYYPPLPPTTFPSVLSIDAASYSIPQKLEVNLALIRNPTRLSVLWNVTEEDPSAPPMESYSIFLTMENVKESGVFPDWHTYDKVQAKALPMCALIKKYKPGHKVCAAVLGKDVFGRYGPYSKVVTATIPN
- the atf7ip2 gene encoding uncharacterized protein atf7ip2 isoform X2, which translates into the protein MSGRRDKARDYTGFKRPAGARKNPSPIPKTNERTRVSIGAAFNNWRSLKAAYGLKTDAEVAHYLLDAMKRLPPTSASAETSDLKTKSEVQTLIEREVHRAVAENETKLQGLSETIQQLNNDVSLDISIKNLEARIDTVSRRAEVALSYIRKTQKKSPLPSLVNVDIIRGNPEDDAMETVSWSKAPTDKKRVDCTAKSEELFRIMETTKYALKRIRRDKEAITTAIADMSPENPPPILSHKYSYEGTTSSVADFNPDQPPPVLSRNGFPERMDFKKEPEDHEEIESDDQKDWLYYPPLPPTTFPSVLSIDAASYSIPQKLEVNLALIRNPTRLSVLWNVTEEDPSAPPMESYSIFLTMENVKESGVFPDWHTYDKVQAKALPMCALIKKYKPGHKVCAAVLGKDVFGRYGPYSKVVTATIPN
- the atf7ip2 gene encoding uncharacterized protein atf7ip2 isoform X3: MKRLPPTSASAETSDLKTKSEVQTLIEREVHRAVAENETKLQGLSETIQQLNNDVSLDISIKNLEARIDTVSRRAEVALSYIRKTQKKSPLPSLVNVDIIRGNPEDDAMETVSWSKAPTDKKRVDCTAKSEELFRIMETTKYALKRIRRDKEAITTAIADMSPENPPPILSHKYSYEGTTSSVADFNPDQPPPVLSRNGFPERMDFKKEPEDHEEIESDDQKVRQFEPEAKRLKEDCASPDHSCSTGHREKDTQQDWLYYPPLPPTTFPSVLSIDAASYSIPQKLEVNLALIRNPTRLSVLWNVTEEDPSAPPMESYSIFLTMENVKESGVFPDWHTYDKVQAKALPMCALIKKYKPGHKVCAAVLGKDVFGRYGPYSKVVTATIPN